Genomic window (Balearica regulorum gibbericeps isolate bBalReg1 chromosome Z, bBalReg1.pri, whole genome shotgun sequence):
ATAGAGGTTTGCTcaatttgtttaatttgctttgcttcagaagACGCTTGTTCTCTCTCCAAAAGTGAAAGATACGTTTGTGTTTAAAAGGTACAGCCTAAAAAGGACGTATAATTTTCATAGGacagaattttttcctcaattcCTTTGTGCCTTAATTCTACCATCCATCACAAAATAATCCAACCAACACCAAAGCCAAgcctgagaaagaaaagccacaaTTTTCTTTACAGATCTTAGATGGGTGTTACACTATCAGAGGCCCCAAGTTTTCATAACCAGAGTCTAAAACTGGAGTTCAAAGTTCACCTGGCCTGGTTAGACTTTCTGCCACTTCCATATCACTCGATCAAATACTTTGGCCTTACTTAAAAGGTCCAGGTGGAAAGAAAAGTGAGTTTACACCTACCAAATCTCCTAGGTAGACACGACATTTGAcctagcattttatttttttcagtaccatgttttgttttctggccTGTTGTGTAAAATGTGGTCAAGGCCCCGGAGAACACTGTATGTTGTAGAAAGTTAACCTGAAACGTCAGAGATCAACTGTGCGTTTCAATATATCCTGATCAATATATCCCCTCCCCCTGACCACTATCTTCAATAGatgtttaaatgttttagtTCGAAGACAGCTCTGGCATCACTGCTAGACGTTCATCCCCAACAAAAAGTTAAGAAATAAAGTTGTCAGATACCGTAGCAAGCCTGACCCACAACCTCAGACAACAGAGGCACTATCGAAATAAACTCTCGAAGCTTCCACCACACTTTTGGATGGGGATGTGGCCGAAGATAATTAACGTGAACTCCAGACATCagtatttggggggggggggggggggggggggggcgcggagAAGAAAGACTAGAAATGttacttcttttccttcagtggaagaaaataataaaaaaaaaagctttaagaagCCCACGACCAATTAACGCCGGGAGGCGCAGGACGGGCTGCGGAGCACGCAGCACTGCCAAGGCCGGGGGACTCCGCCAGCACGGCCTGCCAACCGCCCCCCGCGGCTGACACCCGCGCCCCCACGGTAACGCCTCAGCTGCCACCAACACCGCCCACGATTTTCTCTCCCCGGAGGCAAACAGCCTGGGCCCGCCCACGGCGGCACAGCGGCATCCTACGCGGGAGGCCTCCCGAcgccgcggccccgctccgTTACCTCAGCGGCGGCGACCCGCTCTTTGCCCCGGCCACCGGCGCGTAGCTCCGCCGTCTGCTCGTCCTGGGGCGCCGCgggcccgccgcgccgccgccgcctgccccccgcctccccctgctccccgcGGGGGCTGCTCCCCCGCAGCCCGGGCCGCTTGCCCGGCGGCgcctcagcctcctccagcttcCGCTTCGGGGCGGCAGGGCCGGCGCCCGCCGCTTCGCCCCGGGGACGCCGCTCGGGCGCGGTAGCGCGGGGCGGCGGCTCGCGCAGGAGCCGTTTGATGGGCACGTGACACACTAACGGCTCCGCGCGCCGCTTGGCCatggagggggcgggggggaggggggaggccCCCGAGCGCCGACGGCTCCACGGAGCGCGCGTCCCCCCGGGAGTGCACGCACGGCCGCCGCGCGGGGGCGGGCGCATGCGCGCCACGATCGCCGCCGGCCCTACGGCCGCTGGagggggcggggcgcggcgcgCTTGCTCAGCCCCGCCCGCCGGTAGCAAGGGCCgggtgctggcggggggggtggggcagAGTGCCGGGGAGCGCGTGCCGGCCGAGAAgcgcgggggggtgggggtgtgtgagGGCCGCAGCTCCCCGCCCCGCCATTCCCCGGGGGCTGCCCACGGGAGAACGGCCCGCAGcctgccgcccgccccccgGGACCGCGCACTGCAGGGGTGAGGAACCGGCGGAGAAACGGAGCCCGGTACCGGTGAGGGTAAAATCAAACATGAGCGAGATCAGGCCATACCGCAAACTTTAATAcccaagaaaaatcaaatccatTACACGCACACTGAAAGTAGCGGCAAGTTCACGCCGCGACACGAAACTTCCCCTTCTTACCTTCGTAACTGATTTCTGAGTGCactacatataaataaaatacaggacACTTTACATTTGTCAAACTTATTCCATATAAAGAAGTATTACACTGAAGACtatgcagcattttattttacaccTGATACCATGTACAGTTTAATAGTGACCTAAATTAAACAGTCTTGGCTTCAGCTGAGAAAGACCTTACGCATTCCCGCCCTCCCCCGTGCATATAATTGACTAAAGAATGTGAACACATTCAGTAATGCGCAATTATCCCTGTGCATAAAAATACAAGTGATGAATTTTAAGAACTCAAATAGGAGTGCAGCTAAACCACTACTAACTCATATAGCTTATTCACAAGATTATTCTGCTTCCAACTCTTAATGCAACTGTTACCGTTTAAAAGGGGAAAACTGGCATTTTCTACATTAGAAACAGAAGCACATTGCTATATACCTaagtaaacaaaaatgtattttccaaaaagaacacaaaaaatgGCACTTGTGACGATGTGGGGTGGCGAAGAACAAAACCATCAGAACAAATGATATTGACATTCGATCACCTATTTGTGAAAAACAGTAACACCACACTTCAAGTGTACCTACAGActgggcaggaggcagaaaCTGGGCAATATTACAGGTATATATACTTCTCAGCAACTGCACAGTCGATATTCACCTAATATTGTCTGATTTCA
Coding sequences:
- the CZH9orf40 gene encoding uncharacterized protein C9orf40 homolog, encoding MAKRRAEPLVCHVPIKRLLREPPPRATAPERRPRGEAAGAGPAAPKRKLEEAEAPPGKRPGLRGSSPRGEQGEAGGRRRRRGGPAAPQDEQTAELRAGGRGKERVAAAEEEEEFCQYNSFLYWRAPLPAIDLSDIQNLDGDTPAEAKTPSRTDTMETEMET